The following are from one region of the Prochlorococcus marinus str. SB genome:
- a CDS encoding PH domain-containing protein, translated as MINMNEETFYEGGPAKSDLIINLLAAITILGLPFTFAAIVRALWLRYKITNKRITIDGGWFGKNKTQVSLSNIEEIRSIPRGFGSYGDMVLILNDGSKVEMKSLPLFREKQKFIEENINKRSQIPNLNEVEGFATKSQIN; from the coding sequence ATGATTAACATGAATGAAGAAACCTTTTATGAAGGTGGACCTGCTAAAAGTGATTTAATAATAAATCTACTAGCAGCAATAACTATACTTGGTTTGCCATTTACCTTTGCCGCAATAGTTAGAGCATTGTGGTTGAGATATAAAATTACAAACAAAAGAATTACAATCGATGGGGGCTGGTTTGGCAAAAACAAAACACAAGTCTCATTAAGTAACATTGAAGAAATCAGATCTATACCAAGGGGATTCGGTTCATATGGTGACATGGTGCTTATCCTTAACGATGGTTCAAAGGTTGAAATGAAATCATTACCTTTATTCAGAGAAAAGCAAAAATTTATTGAAGAGAATATAAATAAAAGATCTCAAATACCAAACCTCAACGAGGTAGAAGGATTTGCTACTAAATCCCAAATAAATTAA
- a CDS encoding ribonuclease P protein component: MALPKDMRLKGHRTFNYIHKNSITYHGKLMTFKVARSNPSILLTHKFKINSNNFRVAIAISKKVSKKAVERNKLRRILQEWLLTNIQKINNHKPYWLLVNLKFGDFCNDKSRLLEEFQNLMFKSRLIK; this comes from the coding sequence ATGGCCTTACCTAAGGATATGCGTTTAAAAGGTCATAGGACTTTTAATTATATTCACAAAAATTCCATAACATATCATGGGAAATTAATGACGTTTAAAGTTGCAAGATCAAATCCATCAATACTTTTAACCCATAAGTTCAAAATTAACTCAAACAATTTTAGGGTTGCAATTGCTATAAGCAAAAAAGTTTCAAAAAAAGCTGTAGAAAGAAATAAATTAAGAAGAATTCTTCAAGAGTGGTTATTAACAAACATCCAAAAAATTAATAACCACAAACCTTATTGGTTACTTGTTAACCTTAAATTTGGGGATTTCTGCAATGATAAGAGTAGACTTTTGGAGGAATTTCAAAACTTAATGTTCAAATCTCGTCTAATCAAATGA
- the rpmH gene encoding 50S ribosomal protein L34 yields the protein MTKRTFGGTSRKRKRVSGFRVRMRSHTGRRVIKSRRQKGREKIAV from the coding sequence ATGACTAAAAGAACTTTTGGCGGAACTTCAAGAAAAAGAAAACGTGTATCTGGTTTTAGAGTAAGAATGCGTTCTCATACAGGCAGAAGAGTTATTAAAAGCAGAAGACAAAAAGGTAGAGAAAAAATAGCTGTATAA
- a CDS encoding DUF2808 domain-containing protein, producing MFKITKKITLNLKILRFFILPTILVSTPFFNNIQDAKAGLEFQWNQDDSFRRLKWFQKEDKRKFRNTIYFFLRPSDRRTDLLKINLAIPKTFKSTLKNEKISFCKVKIGGFESRTKCLEDIPADFEIKTNESGLRSLDIYPYSPIPYNKDSYAIVLKTFNPKRSGLYQFHSYGQPKEKSFSSYLGSWTIVID from the coding sequence ATGTTTAAAATTACAAAGAAAATCACTTTAAATCTTAAAATTTTAAGGTTTTTTATTCTACCCACAATCTTAGTCTCAACTCCTTTTTTTAATAATATTCAAGATGCTAAAGCGGGTTTGGAATTTCAATGGAACCAAGACGATAGTTTTAGACGATTAAAGTGGTTTCAAAAAGAAGATAAAAGGAAATTTAGAAATACAATTTATTTTTTCTTAAGGCCATCTGATAGAAGAACTGATCTCTTAAAAATTAATCTAGCAATTCCTAAGACCTTTAAATCCACGCTAAAAAATGAAAAAATTAGCTTTTGCAAAGTAAAAATTGGTGGTTTTGAGAGTAGAACTAAATGTTTAGAAGACATTCCAGCTGATTTCGAAATTAAGACTAATGAATCAGGTTTACGTTCACTAGATATTTATCCCTACAGCCCAATTCCCTATAACAAAGACAGTTATGCGATAGTCCTTAAAACCTTTAATCCAAAAAGATCAGGTTTATATCAATTTCATTCATATGGGCAACCTAAAGAAAAATCATTTTCAAGTTATTTAGGAAGCTGGACTATAGTGATCGATTAA
- the aroH gene encoding chorismate mutase — MYKKMEDDYKITFIRGATTASGNTISEIEVAVVELIDELISRNKLIKTNILSITFTATKDLNACFPASIARKFNGLDSVAFLDCQQMHVSNDVDFCIRIMAQVLLPPNHVIKHPYLKGAAKLRTDRC, encoded by the coding sequence ATGTATAAAAAAATGGAAGATGATTATAAAATTACATTTATTCGTGGTGCTACAACAGCATCTGGGAATACTATTAGTGAAATAGAAGTTGCCGTAGTGGAATTAATTGATGAATTAATTTCACGCAACAAACTAATTAAGACGAACATATTATCCATTACATTCACAGCGACAAAAGATTTAAATGCATGTTTCCCCGCTTCAATTGCAAGGAAATTTAATGGTCTTGATTCAGTTGCGTTTTTAGACTGCCAACAAATGCACGTATCTAATGATGTTGATTTTTGTATAAGAATAATGGCTCAAGTTTTATTGCCACCAAATCATGTAATAAAGCACCCTTATTTAAAAGGAGCTGCAAAATTAAGGACAGATAGATGTTAA
- the sppA gene encoding signal peptide peptidase SppA produces MIWPFRRKSKKRIARIVIDEPITSSTRVSVLKALKQIEDREFPALIVRIDSPGGTVGDSQEIYSAIKRLKDKGCKVIASFGNISASGGVYIGVASDKIVANPGTITGSIGVIIRGNNLSELLDKIGIKFETVKSGVFKDILSPDKPLSEEGRALLQGLIDESYKQFTEAVAEGRNLPVEEVRKFADGRIFTGTQALELGLVDKVGDEFVARELAAEMVNIDPKIQPLTFGKKKKKILGLIPGSRMIEKIINIIFFEFDSSNKVLWLYKP; encoded by the coding sequence ATGATTTGGCCTTTTAGACGAAAGTCAAAAAAAAGAATAGCTCGTATAGTAATTGATGAGCCTATTACAAGTTCAACAAGAGTTTCAGTCCTTAAAGCTCTTAAACAAATTGAGGATAGAGAATTTCCTGCTTTAATCGTGAGAATTGATTCTCCTGGGGGTACTGTTGGGGATAGCCAAGAAATATACTCTGCTATTAAAAGACTAAAAGATAAAGGATGTAAAGTCATTGCTAGTTTTGGGAACATCTCAGCATCAGGAGGTGTTTACATTGGTGTTGCATCTGACAAAATAGTTGCTAATCCAGGCACAATTACAGGGTCTATTGGTGTGATTATAAGAGGAAATAATTTATCTGAATTATTAGATAAAATCGGCATTAAATTTGAGACTGTTAAAAGTGGTGTATTTAAAGACATACTTTCTCCAGATAAACCTTTAAGTGAGGAAGGTAGAGCTCTACTACAAGGGCTTATAGATGAAAGTTACAAACAATTTACTGAAGCTGTTGCTGAAGGAAGAAATTTACCTGTTGAAGAAGTAAGAAAATTTGCTGATGGAAGAATTTTCACTGGAACACAAGCACTCGAACTTGGTCTTGTTGATAAGGTTGGAGATGAATTTGTTGCAAGGGAACTAGCTGCAGAAATGGTTAATATTGATCCTAAAATTCAGCCCTTAACATTTGGGAAGAAGAAGAAGAAAATACTTGGACTTATTCCTGGAAGTAGAATGATTGAGAAAATTATCAATATTATCTTTTTTGAGTTTGACTCATCTAATAAAGTACTTTGGTTATACAAGCCTTAA
- a CDS encoding DMT family transporter, whose amino-acid sequence MNSILNWFLMILPFALWGTSMAAMTPLVSSAGPDFVASLRLLPAGILVLITTYLFKRDLKIYKCDLKWFLVFTIVDATFFQLFLTYGIEKTGAGLGSVLIDSQPLLVAILARAIFGNLINPIGWLGLLFGLGGIVFLGVPQEFLGNWWLMSDKSINDVAFNFGELWMLAASLAMALGTILIRFTCTKSDPVAVTGWHMVLGSLPLIIKHCLQSNFKIIPDWSLFDWGLMSFASIFGGAIAYGLFFYFANNKEITGFSTLAFLTPVFALLSGGVWLDERLTIVQWIGVVFVLISVFFVSQRKSLWEKNFSDTTI is encoded by the coding sequence ATGAATTCAATCCTAAATTGGTTTTTAATGATACTCCCTTTTGCACTTTGGGGTACTTCAATGGCGGCTATGACTCCCTTAGTGTCTAGTGCTGGGCCAGATTTTGTAGCTTCTTTAAGATTACTTCCTGCAGGGATTCTTGTTCTAATAACAACATATTTGTTTAAAAGAGATTTAAAAATTTATAAGTGCGATTTGAAGTGGTTTTTAGTTTTTACGATTGTAGATGCCACTTTTTTTCAGTTGTTTTTAACTTATGGTATCGAAAAAACTGGAGCAGGTTTAGGTTCTGTCTTAATTGATTCTCAACCGCTTTTGGTAGCTATTTTAGCGAGGGCAATTTTTGGGAATTTAATTAATCCAATAGGATGGTTAGGACTACTTTTTGGGTTGGGAGGAATAGTATTTTTAGGAGTTCCACAAGAATTTTTAGGGAATTGGTGGTTGATGTCTGATAAGTCTATAAATGATGTTGCTTTTAATTTTGGAGAACTTTGGATGCTTGCAGCTTCTTTAGCAATGGCATTAGGAACAATTTTAATTAGATTCACTTGCACTAAAAGTGATCCAGTGGCAGTTACAGGTTGGCATATGGTTTTAGGTAGTTTGCCCTTAATTATTAAGCACTGCTTACAATCAAATTTCAAAATAATTCCAGATTGGTCGTTATTTGATTGGGGACTTATGTCATTTGCAAGTATTTTTGGAGGAGCAATAGCGTATGGATTATTTTTCTACTTTGCTAATAATAAAGAAATAACTGGATTTAGCACACTTGCATTTTTAACCCCTGTATTTGCTCTTCTCAGTGGAGGTGTTTGGTTAGATGAAAGACTCACTATTGTGCAGTGGATAGGAGTGGTGTTTGTTCTTATCTCAGTATTTTTTGTTAGCCAGAGAAAGAGTTTATGGGAAAAAAATTTTTCTGATACTACTATTTAA
- a CDS encoding glycosyltransferase family 4 protein, with the protein MRIVLISTPIGFLGSGKGGGVELTLNSLVSGLISLGHSVEVVAPKNSKLHQSNVEVKLHFVEGEDQISWQHQNYNSPVSIPDNSLLAGMLEKGLDIAKHADVLLNMSYDWLPIWMTLNLEIPIAHIISMGSESSVISNLISKVYDKYPNNFAFHSKMQANDYPFIKKPTIIGNGFNLDNYIFQDSVKGPLAWVGRVAPEKGLEDAVYVANQLGEKLKVWGFIEDENYASKIEKSFPQGAIDWMGFLSTDELQKELGKCRGLLNTPKWNEAYGNVIVEALACGVPVVAYKRGGPSEIIQHGQTGYLADPDDKKNMLSYVEIIEKIKRQKCREWVEKNASADIFAYKVVNWLNKVMHEYK; encoded by the coding sequence ATGCGAATAGTTTTGATTAGTACTCCAATAGGATTCCTAGGGAGTGGCAAAGGTGGTGGAGTAGAATTAACGTTAAATTCTTTAGTTTCAGGTTTAATTTCTTTAGGTCATTCTGTTGAGGTTGTAGCTCCAAAAAATTCTAAGTTACATCAAAGTAATGTAGAGGTAAAATTACATTTTGTGGAAGGTGAAGATCAAATTAGTTGGCAGCATCAAAATTATAATTCTCCAGTGAGTATCCCAGACAATTCTCTTTTAGCAGGAATGCTTGAAAAGGGATTAGATATCGCTAAACATGCAGATGTATTGTTGAACATGTCCTATGATTGGCTGCCTATCTGGATGACTCTAAATTTAGAGATCCCAATTGCACATATTATTAGTATGGGTTCTGAAAGTTCAGTTATTAGTAATTTAATCTCTAAGGTATATGATAAATATCCAAATAATTTTGCTTTTCATTCAAAAATGCAAGCTAATGATTATCCATTCATAAAAAAACCAACAATTATTGGGAATGGGTTTAATTTAGATAATTATATTTTTCAAGATTCAGTTAAGGGACCCTTGGCATGGGTTGGAAGAGTGGCTCCTGAGAAAGGTTTGGAGGATGCAGTTTATGTAGCAAATCAACTTGGTGAAAAATTAAAAGTTTGGGGATTTATAGAAGATGAGAATTATGCCTCAAAGATAGAAAAATCATTTCCTCAAGGAGCTATAGATTGGATGGGGTTTTTATCAACTGATGAATTACAAAAAGAACTTGGTAAATGCAGAGGATTGCTAAATACTCCTAAATGGAATGAGGCATATGGGAACGTTATTGTTGAAGCTTTAGCCTGTGGGGTGCCTGTTGTAGCTTATAAAAGGGGAGGACCTAGTGAAATTATTCAGCATGGCCAAACTGGTTATCTTGCTGACCCTGATGACAAAAAAAATATGCTTTCTTATGTAGAGATTATTGAAAAAATAAAGCGTCAGAAATGTAGAGAATGGGTAGAAAAAAATGCCTCCGCAGATATATTTGCTTACAAGGTTGTGAACTGGCTTAATAAGGTAATGCATGAATATAAATAA
- a CDS encoding ArnT family glycosyltransferase — protein sequence MILLNSKKRLLTLLIVLISGIIIFILGLGTTGLVDETPPLFAAAARAMSESGDWLTPKVNGIFRFDKPPLIYWLMGFFYSLPKNEIWDSLGTLSARLPSALASLFLMLMIGDTLFCWPQNSDRKFLTPIVASLGFALSPLIIIWSRTAVSDALLTGTLGISLLLFWRRMASENNHQCISAWVFLGFAILTKGPVAFVLALLTITSFLFSQKNWKTLLCKINPKKGFLITVLISLPWYILELIKEGKPFWENFFGYHNFQRYTSVVNNHAEPFWFFLYIMILASLPFTPFLYHGIFKTFKDFLKSSKQNCDVTETLYTYSLCWLTSVLIFFSLSATKLPSYWLPAIPAAAILNSNSFINLKNSSKSYPYLWILNILILFGISIAFFFSNNWLSSINDPEMPNLASELISSGIIFKAKLFFSSFTLLAIILFSLKSKNILLYLQILLLIGQSFLMSPIRKLADTSRQLPLRNISKLIVDIREGRETLAMIGIRKPSLHYYSRQIVLYEPNTEEGLINLSERLNTDRRENYKDKPDYEYKSLLVVIDEFSSRRKEWSKINHQKLGKFGIYNLWRIQKSDLNKYSEILVNSGYKSDWENRKVEKF from the coding sequence ATGATTCTTCTTAACTCAAAAAAAAGGCTTTTAACCTTATTGATAGTTTTAATTAGTGGGATCATTATATTTATCTTAGGCTTAGGCACTACAGGTTTGGTAGATGAAACTCCCCCTTTATTTGCCGCTGCAGCACGGGCAATGAGTGAATCTGGTGATTGGTTAACTCCAAAAGTTAATGGAATATTCCGCTTTGATAAGCCTCCACTGATATATTGGCTAATGGGTTTTTTTTACTCATTACCGAAAAACGAGATTTGGGATAGTTTAGGGACTCTTTCAGCAAGACTCCCTTCAGCTTTGGCATCATTATTCTTAATGTTGATGATTGGAGATACGTTGTTTTGTTGGCCACAAAATAGTGATAGAAAATTCCTCACTCCAATAGTTGCATCATTAGGCTTTGCTTTGTCTCCATTAATTATTATTTGGAGCAGAACAGCCGTGAGTGATGCCCTTTTAACTGGAACCTTAGGGATAAGCCTTCTTTTATTTTGGAGAAGAATGGCAAGTGAAAATAATCATCAATGTATTTCAGCATGGGTATTTTTAGGTTTTGCAATCTTAACTAAAGGACCTGTTGCATTTGTTTTGGCATTATTGACTATTACATCTTTCTTGTTTAGTCAGAAGAATTGGAAAACGTTGCTATGTAAGATAAACCCAAAGAAAGGTTTTTTAATAACAGTACTTATAAGTCTTCCATGGTACATATTAGAACTCATAAAAGAGGGAAAGCCTTTTTGGGAAAATTTTTTTGGTTACCATAATTTCCAAAGATATACCTCAGTTGTAAATAACCATGCCGAACCATTCTGGTTTTTTCTTTACATAATGATATTGGCTTCATTACCATTCACGCCTTTTTTGTACCATGGGATATTCAAAACCTTTAAGGATTTCTTGAAAAGTTCAAAACAAAATTGCGATGTCACTGAGACCCTTTATACCTATTCTCTTTGTTGGTTAACATCAGTTTTAATTTTCTTCAGCCTTTCTGCTACGAAACTGCCAAGCTATTGGTTGCCAGCAATTCCAGCAGCGGCAATTTTAAATAGTAATAGCTTTATCAACTTAAAAAATTCAAGTAAAAGTTATCCATATTTATGGATTTTAAATATTTTAATTTTGTTTGGTATTTCAATAGCATTCTTTTTCTCAAATAATTGGTTAAGTTCAATAAATGATCCTGAAATGCCTAATCTTGCATCTGAATTAATAAGCTCTGGGATAATTTTTAAAGCAAAATTATTCTTCTCTTCATTCACACTTCTTGCAATAATTTTATTTTCTTTAAAGTCCAAAAATATCCTTCTTTATCTTCAAATTTTACTTTTAATTGGACAATCTTTTTTGATGTCCCCAATAAGGAAATTAGCAGATACCTCTAGACAATTACCTTTAAGGAATATCTCAAAATTAATTGTAGATATTCGCGAGGGGAGGGAAACTTTGGCAATGATCGGGATAAGAAAACCTTCATTACACTATTATTCTAGGCAAATAGTTCTTTATGAACCAAACACTGAAGAGGGATTAATTAATCTTTCAGAAAGGCTAAATACTGATAGAAGAGAAAATTATAAGGATAAACCCGATTATGAGTATAAATCTCTATTGGTTGTGATAGATGAATTCTCTTCTCGCCGAAAGGAATGGTCAAAAATTAATCATCAAAAATTGGGTAAATTTGGGATTTATAATTTATGGCGAATTCAAAAAAGTGATTTGAACAAATATTCGGAAATCCTTGTGAATAGCGGTTATAAATCTGACTGGGAAAATAGAAAAGTTGAAAAATTTTAA
- a CDS encoding AEC family transporter produces MGLLLKEGIDINLIKSAFLAFSVIGFLITLINIVPIFKKRLPNYTLQLAGLIGNTSFLGIPIAIALLPSTTINFTIGFDLGTTLFAWIFGPFFLKEKSNNDNIPNINGLINALINSPASRGIIGVLLAYLFQINEILGNYLWIPARIVIALAIIIVGTRLGIITNQKGGILDINKEIKFSILLKLFIFPFIVFLMCKTLNFNFYQSSAVILQAGTPTAISTILMAEAYGVKQQIASKILFTTTLISLITIPLLKIFMSLFIQTT; encoded by the coding sequence ATGGGTCTCCTATTAAAAGAAGGTATAGATATAAACCTAATTAAGAGTGCGTTTTTAGCATTCTCTGTAATTGGATTTTTAATAACGTTAATAAATATAGTTCCAATATTTAAAAAGAGGCTTCCTAACTATACATTGCAGCTAGCTGGTCTAATAGGTAATACATCATTTCTTGGGATACCAATTGCGATAGCTCTTCTACCTTCAACAACTATAAATTTCACTATTGGATTTGATTTAGGAACAACACTTTTCGCTTGGATATTTGGACCTTTTTTTCTTAAAGAAAAATCAAACAACGATAACATCCCGAACATCAACGGACTAATTAATGCATTGATAAATAGTCCTGCATCGAGAGGGATTATTGGAGTACTTCTTGCATATCTTTTCCAAATAAATGAAATCTTAGGAAATTATCTTTGGATTCCTGCAAGAATAGTTATTGCATTAGCAATAATAATTGTGGGAACAAGACTTGGAATAATAACAAATCAAAAGGGAGGGATTTTGGATATAAATAAAGAAATTAAATTTTCAATTTTGTTAAAATTATTTATTTTCCCTTTTATTGTTTTTTTAATGTGCAAAACTTTAAATTTTAATTTCTATCAATCATCAGCAGTAATTCTTCAGGCAGGAACCCCAACAGCAATATCAACAATACTAATGGCAGAAGCTTATGGCGTAAAACAACAAATAGCTTCAAAAATTCTTTTTACTACAACTTTAATTTCATTAATTACAATTCCTCTATTAAAAATATTTATGAGTTTATTTATTCAAACAACTTAA
- a CDS encoding SemiSWEET family sugar transporter has protein sequence MDVDIFGYFAAILTTSAFLPQLIKTLKTKKAEDVSLTTLIMFIIGVLSWIIYGFKISSTPILIANLITLILNLLILISKIYFSKK, from the coding sequence ATGGATGTAGATATATTTGGATATTTTGCAGCGATTTTAACAACATCGGCATTTCTACCTCAATTGATAAAAACTTTAAAAACCAAAAAAGCAGAAGATGTTTCCTTGACAACATTAATAATGTTTATTATCGGTGTTTTGTCTTGGATTATTTATGGTTTTAAAATTTCGTCTACACCAATATTGATAGCAAATTTAATTACCCTGATCTTAAATCTATTGATATTAATTTCTAAAATATATTTTTCAAAAAAATAA
- a CDS encoding AhpC/TSA family protein, which produces MTDKFQNDIKNLIEEFNFNGHKKFKLIVLFGLLGDFDSFEYALNLKNYIDNNQDINLDIFAIAIGNQNGKEKFCKFTGFRKENLTVVSNNQIHNNLKVSRGLDIGLGGWINMLLMLSGINSFKTIKEVIRGYLGDRKAKQIYSEFDKIVVLKFLKFSGNSFKKVFGDGYLRPFELATFRLNNMNEIIQNWSDYIFNEEYLPQRGASFLLNDQNQVIYKFFSSDVLGYSSNMRDPLGFLSDLIKE; this is translated from the coding sequence GTGACTGACAAATTCCAAAATGATATTAAAAATCTTATAGAAGAATTCAACTTTAATGGGCATAAAAAATTTAAATTAATTGTTTTATTTGGTTTATTGGGAGATTTTGATAGCTTTGAATATGCATTAAATTTGAAAAATTATATCGATAATAATCAAGATATAAATTTAGATATTTTTGCAATTGCTATTGGGAACCAAAATGGGAAAGAAAAATTTTGTAAATTTACTGGCTTTCGTAAAGAAAACTTAACAGTCGTTTCTAATAACCAAATTCATAACAATCTCAAAGTCTCAAGAGGATTAGATATTGGTTTAGGAGGTTGGATCAATATGCTTTTGATGTTATCAGGAATAAATTCTTTTAAAACAATCAAAGAAGTTATTAGAGGATATCTCGGAGACCGCAAAGCAAAGCAAATCTATTCAGAATTTGACAAAATTGTAGTTTTGAAATTTCTAAAATTTTCAGGTAATTCCTTTAAAAAGGTTTTTGGGGATGGTTATTTGAGACCATTTGAATTGGCAACATTTAGATTAAACAATATGAATGAAATAATCCAAAATTGGAGTGATTACATATTTAATGAAGAATACCTTCCACAAAGAGGCGCTTCATTCTTATTAAATGATCAAAATCAAGTAATTTATAAATTTTTTTCAAGTGATGTTCTTGGATATTCATCAAACATGAGAGATCCCTTAGGATTTTTATCTGATTTAATTAAAGAATAG
- the fldA gene encoding flavodoxin FldA, which produces MTVGIYYATTTGKTEDVADRLHNFISSAEAPKDVSDVDDLSEFEGLDGIICGIPTWNTGADEERSGTAWDSILEDIGELSLSGKKVAIFGLGDSSTYTENYCDAMEELHSYFTKAGAEMVGYVDKSSYTFDESKSVIGESFCGLPLDEDSESDLTDSRLETWASQLKGEIPSLA; this is translated from the coding sequence ATGACTGTAGGAATTTATTACGCAACTACAACTGGAAAAACTGAAGACGTAGCTGATCGTCTTCACAACTTTATTTCTTCCGCAGAAGCACCTAAAGATGTATCTGATGTGGATGATCTTTCAGAATTTGAAGGTCTTGATGGAATTATCTGCGGGATACCTACTTGGAATACTGGTGCCGATGAAGAAAGATCGGGGACTGCATGGGATTCAATCTTAGAGGATATTGGTGAACTAAGTTTATCGGGAAAGAAAGTTGCAATTTTCGGTTTAGGAGATTCTTCTACATATACAGAAAACTATTGTGATGCGATGGAAGAACTTCATAGCTACTTCACAAAAGCAGGAGCCGAAATGGTCGGTTACGTAGATAAATCTTCTTATACATTTGATGAGTCTAAAAGTGTTATTGGAGAAAGCTTTTGTGGATTACCTCTTGATGAGGATAGTGAATCTGATTTGACCGATTCGCGTCTTGAAACATGGGCTTCTCAACTTAAGGGTGAGATCCCTTCTTTGGCGTAA
- a CDS encoding chlorophyll a/b binding light-harvesting protein, translating into MLQTYGKSDVTYDWYAGNSGVVGRSGKFIAAHAAHAGLMMFWAGAFGLFELARYDASIPMGAQKAIVLPHLAGIGIGGVENGVITEPYGIVVICTLHLIFSAVLGAGGLLHSNKFAGDLGDYPENSKPQKFDFEWDDPDKLTFILGHHLIFLGLGAIMFVEWARIHGIYDPAIGSTRQVIYNLDIAAIWNHQFDFLKIDSLEDVMGGHAFLAFLEIIGGVFHICTKQFGEYTEFKGKGLLGAEAILSYSVVGVSYMAFVAAFWCASNTTIYPVDLYGEPLKLQFEFAPYFTDTVDLGSGAYSSRAWLANTHFYLGFFFLQGHLWHALRAMGFDFKKIGQAFDNIENTKITQN; encoded by the coding sequence GTGTTACAAACTTACGGAAAATCTGATGTCACCTATGACTGGTACGCAGGGAATTCTGGTGTTGTTGGCCGTTCAGGTAAATTCATAGCTGCTCACGCTGCCCATGCAGGCTTAATGATGTTCTGGGCAGGAGCTTTTGGATTATTTGAATTGGCTCGTTATGACGCCAGTATTCCAATGGGTGCACAGAAAGCAATTGTTTTGCCTCACCTTGCTGGTATTGGAATTGGTGGCGTTGAAAATGGTGTTATTACAGAACCATATGGAATTGTTGTAATTTGCACATTACATCTTATTTTCTCAGCAGTATTGGGTGCTGGGGGATTATTACATTCCAACAAATTTGCAGGTGATCTTGGAGACTATCCAGAAAATAGTAAGCCACAAAAATTTGATTTCGAATGGGATGACCCAGATAAATTAACTTTTATTCTTGGTCATCATCTAATCTTTCTTGGGCTTGGAGCAATTATGTTCGTTGAATGGGCTCGTATTCATGGAATTTACGACCCAGCAATTGGATCTACAAGACAAGTTATTTACAATTTAGATATTGCCGCTATCTGGAATCATCAATTTGATTTTTTAAAAATAGATAGTCTGGAAGACGTTATGGGAGGACATGCTTTCCTAGCTTTCCTTGAAATTATTGGAGGTGTTTTCCATATTTGCACTAAACAATTTGGGGAATATACTGAATTTAAAGGGAAAGGATTACTTGGAGCTGAGGCAATTTTGTCATACTCAGTTGTGGGTGTTTCTTATATGGCTTTTGTTGCTGCTTTTTGGTGTGCTTCAAATACGACCATATATCCAGTTGATCTATATGGAGAACCTTTAAAGCTACAATTTGAATTCGCCCCTTATTTTACTGATACAGTAGATTTAGGTTCAGGAGCGTATAGCTCAAGAGCTTGGCTTGCTAATACTCATTTTTATTTGGGTTTCTTTTTCTTACAGGGTCATCTTTGGCACGCACTAAGAGCAATGGGATTTGACTTTAAGAAAATTGGTCAAGCTTTTGACAATATTGAAAATACAAAAATTACTCAAAACTAG